Proteins encoded within one genomic window of Humulus lupulus chromosome 1, drHumLupu1.1, whole genome shotgun sequence:
- the LOC133828134 gene encoding uncharacterized protein LOC133828134, producing MVRTRGASSKKIPVSQSRKVPSPSPPPSVSTAPLSVPTAPSSVGKSCKSKARKKVFSLSHEHPMVFPDISANIVAPPSKVVVPSRAKDHSPLPFDSSLEARAKSKSVSSSSKAAAAGLLKLPLKPSQSKKNSVTPKRKLGLDASLSPLSAAKKKLKAHPPSLSSSESDPEEDKSESAATHDTTLSDETVPDIAESEAESNEPEKEDTIPSEQEAESDSDHIASPLPSKAKGKKPISGSTPSPKHSGVNFKPYSSIFCYNDNARDMVLYAQRKFIIERNYVLSDHRPFGVLTMLQDRQWTGSLVKFSGFVDRIVKEFYANITNEIIEPSSPLYNKVFVRGHWFSFSPQDIALALHLPLTVEDDVDGASLDKDMVITELVGQKMVWPSNTVISVSNLTYTYAVLHKFATTNWKPTSHTATISFDMASFLYKVGTGLGINLASVIHDQIIGFRKGNRKNLNLPFPQVIYKVLSMQKQDLQRDQEDLVAPTTAASYKASAPPTEATAAPSSKKVKPQSLKISSDDIPHASSSVATDSGLVATEIATVRASVDSLTARVMSIEGLQRSVLEAVQSLSKDPVV from the coding sequence ATGGTGAGAACTCGTGGTGCCTCCTCCAAGAAGATCCCTGTTTCTCAATCTCGAAAGGTTCCATCTCCTTCACCTCCTCCATCTGTGTCAACGGCGCCTCTTTCTGTTCCAACAGCTCCCTCATCTGTTGGAAAGTCCTGCAAATCCAAGGCTCGCAAGAAGGTGTTTTCGCTCTCTCATGAACATCCTATGGTGTTTCCAGATATCTCTGCTAATATTGTTGCACCACCATCTAAAGTGGTGGTGCCCTCTCGAGCCAAGGACCATTCTCCTCTTCCGTTTGATTCGTCTTTGGAGGCTAGGGCAAAATCGAAATCTGTTTCCTCCTCTTCCAAAGCTGCTGCTGCTGGGTTGCTCAAATTGCCCTTGAAGCCGAGTCAGTCCAAGAAAAATTCTGTGACTCCCAAAAGGAAATTGGGGTTGGACGCGTCTCTTTCTCCTTTGTCTGCTGCCAAGAAAAAATTGAAGGCTCATCCCCCTTCATTGTCCTCCTCCGAATCTGATCCTGAGGAAGATAAGTCCGAATCTGCAGCAACTCATGATACCACATTGTCTGATGAAACGGTTCCTGACATTGCCGAATCAGAGGCTGAGTCTAATGAGCCAGAAAAAGAAGACACTATCCCCTCTGAACAGGAAGCCGAATCTGACTCAGACCACATTGCATCTCCTTTGCCATCCAAAGCTAAAGGGAAGAAACCTATTTCTGGTTCTACACCTTCACCAAAACATTCAGGTGtaaatttcaaaccttattctTCCATTTTCTGCTATAATGATAATGCACGTGATATGGTTCTATATGCTCAAAGAAAATTTATCATTGAAAGAAATTATGTCTTGAGTGATCATCGTCCTTTTGGTGTGCTAACAATGCTTCAAGATCGACAATGGACAGGTTCTTTGGTTAAATTTTCtggttttgtggatagaatagtcaaggaattctatgccaataTTACTAATGAAATTATTGAACCTTCATCTCCTCTGTATAATAAAGTGTTTGTTAGGGGCCAttggttctctttttctcctcaaGACATTGCTCTTGCTTTGCACCTTCCCCTTACTGTCGAGGATGATGTTGATGGTGCTTCTCTTGACAAGGACATGGTTATCACTGAGTTGGTAGGTCAAAAAATGGTATGGCCATCTAATACAGTCATCTCAGTCTCCAATCTCACCTACACTTATGCTGTCCTCCATAAGTTTGCAACAACAAATTGGAAGCCCACATCTCACACGGCCACTATCTCTTTTGATATGGCATCATTTTTGTACAAGGTGGGGACCGGTCTTGGTATAAATTTGGCTTCGGTTATTCATGATCAAATCATTGGGTTTCGCAAAGGTAACAGGAAAAACTTGAATCTTCCTTTTCCTCaagttatttataaagtgttgagtaTGCAGAAACAAGATCTCCAACGTGATCAAGAAGACTTGGTGGCCCCAACTACTGCTGCTTCCTACAAAGCCTCTGCCCCTCCTACTGAAGCCACTGCTGCTCCGTCCTCCAAGAAAGTCAAGCCCCAATCCCTGAAGATTTCTTCGGATGACATTCCTCATGCCTCCTCCTCTGTTGCCACAGATTCCGGACTTGTTGCAACCGAAATAGCTACTGTTCGAGCCTCTGTTGATTCTTTGACTGCTCGAGTGATGTCAATTGAAGGACTGCAACGTTCTGTGTTGGAGGCTGTTCAATCTCTGTCCAAAGATCcagttgtttag
- the LOC133828150 gene encoding leucine-rich repeat extensin-like protein 3: protein MGKVKRTFMADDNFSIITTDLALLLVLVAIVSLSLFPEAIAEHQRTLSSLRWRRRRTPPPPPPPLSGASRGFHLPPFRSRTILRPPPPPLPPQLKSPNISPPPPPFPPPQPPPPPPPPPQMPAPPPPQQLTPPPPPPQLPSSPPPPQLPSMA, encoded by the coding sequence ATGGGAAAAGTGAAAAGAACCTTCATGGCAGACGATAATTTCTCCATAATTACTACCGATCTTGCACTGCTATTAGTGCTAGTCGCTATTGTTTCTCTTAGTTTGTTTCCGGAAGCAATTGCAGAACACCAACGTACGCTATCTTCGTTGCGCTGGCGCCGCCGCCGAACACCACCGCCCCCGCCCCCGCCACTCTCTGGAGCTTCGAGAGGGTTTCATTTACCACCTTTCCGAAGCAGAACTATATTACGACCACCACCACCTCCATTACCACCTCAACTGAAGTCACCTAACATTTCACCGCCGCCGCCACCATttccaccaccacaaccaccgcCACCTCCTCCACCACCACCACAAATGCCAGCACCTCCCCCACCACAACAACTGACGCCACCTCCACCGCCACCACAACTGCCATCATCTCCACCGCCACCACAACTGCCATCTATGGCGTAG